A part of Cryptococcus decagattii chromosome 2, complete sequence genomic DNA contains:
- a CDS encoding 60S ribosomal protein L15-A yields MGAYKYLQELYTKKQSDVLQFVSRVRCWEYRQLAVIHRASRPSRPDKARRLGYKAKQGYLIYRVRVRRGNRKKQAPKGATYGKPVRQGVNHLKSPRGLKATAEERVARRCGNLRVLNSYWVNQDGVYKYYEVILVDPSHKAIRRDARINWIANPVHKHREMRGLTAEGKKNRGLGKGSKHNHQPQKATWKKHNTLSLRRYR; encoded by the exons ATGGGTGCCTACAAGTATCTCCAGGAGCTCTACACCAAGAAGCAGTCCGACGTGCTTCAGTTCGTCTCCCGTGTCCGATGCTGGGAGTACCGACAGCTCGCTGTTATCCACCGAGCTTCTCGACCTTCTCGTCCCGACAAGGCTAGGCGACTCGGATACAAGGCCAAGCAGGGCTACCTCATCTACCGTGTTAGGGTCAGGAGGGGTAacaggaagaagcaggCTCCCAAGGGTGCTACCTACGGTAAGCCCGTCAGGCAGGGTGTCAACCACCTCAAGTCTCCTAGGGGTTTGAAGGCTACCGCCGAGGAGAGGGTTGCCAGGAGATGTGGTAACTTGCGAGT TCTCAACTCTTACTGGGTCAACCAGGACGGTGTCTACAAGTACTACGAGGTCATCCTTGTCGA CCCCTCTCACAAGGCCATCCGACGAGACGCCCGTATCAACTGGATCGCCAACCCCGTCCACAAGCACCGAGAGATGCGTGGCCTCACCGCCgagggcaagaagaacCGTGGTTTGGGCAAGGGCTCCAAGCACAACCACCAGCCCCAGAAGGCCACCTGGAAGAAGCACAACAC CCTTTCTCTCCGACGATACCGTTAA
- a CDS encoding 60S ribosomal protein L12 codes for MPPKFDPSEVKIIYLRATGGEVGASSALAPKIGPLGLSPKKVGEDIAKATGDWKGLRVTVQLTIQNRQAAVSVVPSASSLVIKALKEPPRDRKKEKNIKHSGNVPLDQIYDIARKMAHKSFAKDLSGGVREILGTAHSVGCTVDGKNPHDVIVAIQEGEIVVPDE; via the exons ATGCCCCCCAAGTTCGACCCCAGCGAGGTTAAG ATTATCTACCTCCGAGCGACCGGTGGTGAGGTCGGTGCCTCTTCCGCTTTGGCCCCCAAGATCGGTCCCCTTGGTCTC TCCCCCAAGAAGGTCGGAGAAGACATTGCAAAGGCCACTGGTGACTGGAAGGGTCTCCGAGTGACAGTCCAGCTCACTATCCAGAACAG GCAAGCCGCCGTCTCCGTTGTTCcctccgcctcttcccttGTCATCAAGGCCCTCAAGGAGCCCCCTAGGgacaggaagaaggagaagaacaTCAAGCACTCCGGTAACGTCCCCCTTGACCAGATCTACGAC ATTGCCCGTAAGATGGCCCACAAGTCTTTCGCCAAGGACCTCTCTGGTGGTGTCCGTGAAATCCTCGGTACCGCCCACTCTGTTGGTTGCACTGTTGACGGCAAGAACCCCCACGACGTCATTGTTGCTATCCAGGAAGGCGAGATTGTCGTTCCCGACGAGTAA